Proteins encoded within one genomic window of Micromonospora halotolerans:
- a CDS encoding AMIN-like domain-containing (lipo)protein: MEPQRVPLLAGLVVLLAAACTATDHDGATPTTAPAPAAATTAAATTPAATPPAPTSAASVEGAWRVTYDWAMPGTPARVTHQVRVPVTPAPGAPLPVLVEVRVGDHPTEGFSRITFAFRGPTPSYQVGYVPQVWTEGRGAPVELPGTAYLSVRFDPAQAHDARGAGTAVLPPARIGYPTLRGWAAAGDFEGHLSFGLGLRPPAGGTLPVRLGEATRTDGTHVVAVDVRRG, translated from the coding sequence ATGGAACCTCAGCGCGTACCACTGCTCGCCGGCCTGGTCGTGCTGCTCGCGGCGGCCTGCACGGCGACCGACCACGACGGCGCGACCCCGACGACCGCGCCGGCACCGGCCGCCGCCACCACCGCCGCCGCGACCACGCCCGCCGCCACCCCGCCCGCGCCCACCAGCGCGGCGTCCGTCGAGGGCGCCTGGCGGGTGACCTACGACTGGGCGATGCCCGGCACGCCCGCCCGGGTGACGCACCAGGTCCGGGTGCCGGTCACCCCGGCGCCCGGGGCGCCGCTGCCGGTCCTGGTCGAGGTGCGGGTCGGGGACCATCCGACCGAGGGGTTCAGCCGGATCACGTTCGCCTTCCGCGGCCCGACGCCGTCCTACCAGGTCGGCTACGTCCCGCAGGTGTGGACGGAGGGCCGCGGGGCGCCCGTCGAACTGCCCGGCACGGCGTACCTGTCGGTGCGCTTCGACCCGGCGCAGGCGCACGACGCCCGCGGCGCCGGCACGGCCGTCCTGCCGCCGGCACGGATCGGCTATCCGACCCTGCGCGGCTGGGCCGCGGCCGGCGACTTCGAGGGTCACCTCAGCTTCGGACTCGGGCTCCGGCCCCCGGCCGGCGGGACGCTGCCGGTGCGGCTGGGCGAGGCGACCCGCACCGACGGCACCCACGTCGTGGCGGTCGACGTGCGACGCGGCTGA
- a CDS encoding RusA family crossover junction endodeoxyribonuclease — MQDTRALALTFEVSGLPPVKTEALSIFAAGHRQATRVRALLQAACTAAQRTGWTPLTGPVEVDVTLRCPPGHRTSDASTLVGGVCAVLQDKKRVANIGLAHLGVLVDVALWSDDRQIRRLSYVEEPAEDFSYQVRVAAVPTMV, encoded by the coding sequence GTGCAGGACACCCGCGCTCTCGCCCTGACGTTCGAGGTGAGCGGCCTGCCCCCGGTCAAGACCGAGGCCCTGTCCATCTTCGCCGCCGGGCACCGGCAGGCGACGAGGGTCCGCGCCCTGCTCCAGGCCGCCTGCACGGCGGCCCAGCGCACGGGGTGGACCCCGCTCACCGGTCCGGTCGAGGTGGACGTGACCCTGCGCTGCCCGCCCGGGCACCGCACCTCCGACGCCAGCACGCTGGTGGGCGGGGTCTGCGCGGTGCTCCAGGACAAGAAGCGGGTGGCGAACATCGGCCTGGCCCACCTCGGGGTGCTGGTCGACGTCGCCCTGTGGTCGGACGACCGGCAGATCCGCCGGCTGTCCTACGTCGAGGAGCCCGCCGAGGACTTCTCGTACCAGGTCCGGGTGGCGGCCGTACCGACGATGGTTTGA
- a CDS encoding VOC family protein gives MIASFKDVCMDAADAHRLGGFWAGILDGELVDTGDGDTRIDPRGAASDAESIWVNTVPEPRTGKTRVHLDLRLADPEPAALLAAGARLVREPDAEISWWVLADPEGNQFCAFAPREGARPGVFELVVDSADPVAQANWWARVTGGRVETTAEGAASVVGAAGFPWDHWVFDPVPERKRVKNRVHWDVQLTGPEVTALIAAGATLLREPTPATAWWVLADPEGNEFCAFPTRPTP, from the coding sequence ATGATCGCGAGCTTCAAGGACGTCTGCATGGACGCGGCCGACGCCCACCGCCTCGGCGGCTTCTGGGCCGGCATCCTCGACGGGGAGTTGGTCGACACGGGCGACGGCGACACCCGGATCGATCCCCGCGGCGCCGCGTCCGACGCCGAGTCGATCTGGGTCAACACGGTGCCCGAGCCGCGCACCGGGAAGACGCGGGTCCACCTCGATCTGCGGCTGGCCGATCCGGAGCCGGCCGCGCTGCTGGCGGCCGGTGCACGCCTGGTCCGTGAGCCGGACGCGGAGATCAGCTGGTGGGTGCTGGCCGACCCGGAGGGCAACCAGTTCTGCGCGTTCGCGCCGCGGGAGGGCGCCCGGCCGGGCGTGTTCGAGCTGGTGGTGGACAGCGCCGACCCGGTGGCCCAGGCCAACTGGTGGGCGCGGGTGACCGGCGGCCGGGTGGAGACCACCGCCGAGGGCGCCGCTTCGGTGGTCGGCGCGGCGGGCTTCCCCTGGGACCACTGGGTCTTCGACCCGGTGCCGGAGCGCAAGCGGGTGAAGAACCGGGTCCACTGGGACGTCCAGCTGACCGGTCCGGAGGTGACCGCGCTCATCGCGGCCGGGGCGACCCTGCTGCGCGAGCCCACCCCGGCGACGGCCTGGTGGGTGCTGGCCGACCCGGAGGGGAACGAGTTCTGCGCCTTCCCGACCCGTCCCACTCCGTGA
- a CDS encoding ABC transporter substrate-binding protein: MTADPDTAPRRRPARRAAAAAAALALVAPLAACGSDGGGGTPTINLYYPPEQNLQKVVDDCNAQAQGRYRIAYRVLPRQADEQRVQMVRRLAARDSGMDLLGLDVTWTQEFASAKWIREWIGQDKSEVERGTLNGPLDTARYEGRLYAAPKNTNVQLLWYRSDLVPEPPKSWDEMISAAQQLKQQGKPYQVLTMGAQYEGLVVLYNTLAESAGGKVLSDDGKKAVMDEGTVRALDQLKKFATSGVTSPSFTNATEDPVRLEFQSGSGAFQVNWPFVYPAMQEANPELAQKVKWARVPGIDANTPSKVTIGGVNMAVSSYSKHPTESFEAAKCIRDAEHQKFSAVNDGVPPTIEAVYADPEMDKAYPMKETILEELKEPAVRPLTPAYQSISTVMSAILSPPSAIRPEQTANELRDAIADALESKGVLP, from the coding sequence ATGACGGCAGACCCCGACACGGCCCCACGGAGGCGTCCGGCCCGGCGTGCGGCGGCGGCAGCCGCCGCACTCGCGTTGGTGGCCCCGCTGGCCGCCTGCGGTTCGGACGGCGGGGGCGGCACACCCACCATCAACCTGTACTACCCGCCCGAGCAGAACCTGCAGAAGGTCGTCGACGACTGCAACGCCCAGGCCCAGGGGCGCTACCGGATCGCCTACCGGGTGCTGCCGCGGCAGGCCGACGAACAGCGGGTGCAGATGGTGCGCCGGCTCGCGGCGCGGGACAGCGGGATGGACCTGCTGGGCCTCGACGTCACCTGGACCCAGGAGTTCGCCAGCGCCAAGTGGATCCGGGAGTGGATCGGCCAGGACAAGTCCGAGGTCGAGCGGGGCACCCTCAACGGCCCGCTGGACACCGCCCGCTATGAGGGCAGGCTCTACGCCGCGCCGAAGAACACCAACGTGCAGCTGCTCTGGTACCGCAGTGACCTGGTGCCGGAGCCGCCGAAGAGCTGGGACGAGATGATCTCCGCCGCCCAGCAGCTCAAGCAGCAGGGCAAGCCCTACCAGGTGCTCACCATGGGGGCCCAGTACGAGGGCCTGGTCGTCCTCTACAACACCCTGGCGGAGAGCGCGGGCGGGAAGGTCCTCAGCGACGACGGCAAGAAGGCCGTGATGGACGAGGGCACGGTGCGGGCGCTCGACCAGTTGAAGAAGTTCGCCACCTCGGGCGTGACCTCGCCGTCGTTCACCAACGCCACCGAGGACCCGGTCCGGCTGGAGTTCCAGTCCGGCTCCGGCGCCTTCCAGGTCAACTGGCCGTTCGTGTATCCGGCCATGCAGGAGGCCAACCCGGAGCTGGCGCAGAAGGTGAAGTGGGCGCGGGTGCCAGGCATCGACGCGAACACCCCGAGCAAGGTCACCATCGGCGGGGTGAACATGGCGGTCAGCTCCTACTCGAAGCACCCGACGGAGTCCTTCGAGGCGGCGAAGTGCATCCGCGACGCCGAGCACCAGAAGTTCTCCGCGGTCAACGACGGGGTGCCGCCCACCATCGAGGCGGTCTACGCCGACCCGGAGATGGACAAGGCGTACCCGATGAAGGAGACCATCCTGGAGGAGCTGAAGGAGCCGGCGGTCCGGCCGCTGACCCCGGCGTACCAGAGCATCTCCACGGTCATGTCGGCGATCCTGTCGCCGCCGTCGGCGATCCGGCCCGAGCAGACCGCGAACGAGCTGCGCGACGCCATCGCCGACGCGCTCGAATCGAAGGGGGTCCTGCCATGA
- a CDS encoding carbohydrate ABC transporter permease, with translation MSVNATPAGADVAADAERSAGRHAAVPAQRAHRRTKPPLSENKRAERRLGWLLCAPAALVMVLVTAYPILYSVWLSLQRFDLRFPDEREFVGLENYVTVLTNQFWWTAFGVTALITVVTVVVELVLGMGLALIMHRTLVGRGIVRTAALIPYGIVTVVAAFSWRYAWTPGTGYLANLFDGSAPLTERASSLAIIMLAEIWKTTPFMALLLMAGLALVPEDLLKAASTDGATAWQRFTKVMLPVMKPAILVALLFRTLDAFRVFDNIFVLTAGGNETSSVSMLAYNNLIRGLNLGIGSTMSVLIFLTVAIIAFVFVKLFGTAAPGSDDGERR, from the coding sequence ATGAGCGTCAACGCCACGCCCGCCGGCGCGGACGTCGCGGCGGACGCCGAGCGGTCCGCCGGCCGGCACGCCGCCGTGCCCGCCCAGCGGGCCCACCGCCGGACGAAGCCGCCGCTGAGTGAGAACAAGCGCGCCGAGCGGCGCCTCGGCTGGCTGCTGTGCGCGCCGGCCGCGCTGGTCATGGTGCTGGTCACCGCCTACCCGATCCTCTACTCGGTCTGGCTGTCGCTGCAGCGCTTCGACCTGCGCTTCCCCGACGAGCGCGAGTTCGTCGGGCTGGAGAACTACGTCACCGTGCTGACCAACCAGTTCTGGTGGACGGCGTTCGGGGTGACCGCCCTGATCACCGTGGTGACCGTGGTGGTCGAGCTGGTGCTCGGCATGGGCCTGGCGCTGATCATGCACCGGACGCTGGTCGGCCGGGGCATCGTCCGCACCGCGGCGCTGATCCCGTACGGCATCGTCACGGTGGTCGCGGCCTTCTCCTGGCGGTACGCCTGGACGCCCGGCACCGGCTACCTGGCCAACCTGTTCGACGGCAGCGCCCCGCTGACCGAGCGGGCCAGCTCGCTGGCGATCATCATGCTGGCCGAGATCTGGAAGACCACCCCGTTCATGGCGCTGCTGCTCATGGCCGGGCTGGCGCTGGTGCCGGAGGACCTGCTCAAGGCCGCCTCCACCGACGGCGCGACGGCCTGGCAGCGGTTCACCAAGGTGATGCTGCCGGTGATGAAGCCGGCCATCCTGGTCGCCCTGCTGTTCCGCACCCTGGACGCGTTCCGGGTGTTCGACAACATCTTCGTGCTCACCGCCGGCGGCAACGAGACCTCGTCGGTGTCGATGCTCGCCTACAACAACCTGATCCGGGGGTTGAACCTCGGCATCGGCTCCACCATGTCGGTGCTGATCTTCCTCACCGTGGCGATCATCGCGTTCGTGTTCGTGAAGCTGTTCGGCACCGCTGCCCCGGGCAGCGACGACGGGGAGAGGCGCTGA
- a CDS encoding carbohydrate ABC transporter permease has translation MAVETTPRAKVRWGLLDLIVVVFALVPVLWIASLSFKTPATLTDGKFWPREWTLDNYRTIFDTDQFVRALVNSIGIALIATLIAVVLGAMAAYAISRLDFPGKKLLVGVSLLIAMFPQVSLVSPLFEIERQLGLFDTWPGLILPYITFALPLAIYTLSAFFKQIPWDLEKAAKMDGATQGQAFRRVIAPLAAPGLFTTAILVFIFCWNDFLFAITLTSTERSRTVPVALQFFTGESQFEDPTGAICAAAVVITIPIILFVLFFQRRIVSGLTSGAVKG, from the coding sequence ATGGCCGTCGAAACCACCCCACGGGCGAAGGTGCGCTGGGGCCTGCTGGACCTCATCGTGGTCGTCTTCGCGCTGGTGCCGGTGCTCTGGATCGCCTCGCTGTCGTTCAAGACCCCGGCCACCCTCACCGACGGGAAGTTCTGGCCCCGGGAGTGGACGCTGGACAACTACCGGACGATCTTCGACACCGACCAGTTCGTCCGGGCCCTGGTCAACTCCATCGGCATCGCGCTGATCGCCACCCTGATCGCGGTGGTGCTGGGCGCGATGGCCGCGTACGCGATCTCCCGGCTGGACTTCCCCGGCAAGAAGCTGCTGGTCGGGGTGTCCCTGCTGATCGCCATGTTCCCGCAGGTGTCGCTGGTGTCGCCGCTGTTCGAGATCGAGCGCCAGCTCGGCCTCTTCGACACCTGGCCGGGGCTGATCCTGCCGTACATCACCTTCGCCCTGCCGCTGGCGATCTACACGCTCTCGGCGTTCTTCAAGCAGATCCCGTGGGACCTGGAGAAGGCGGCGAAGATGGACGGCGCCACCCAGGGCCAGGCGTTCCGGCGGGTGATCGCCCCGCTGGCCGCGCCGGGGCTGTTCACCACGGCCATCCTGGTCTTCATCTTCTGCTGGAACGACTTCCTGTTCGCCATCACGCTCACCTCGACCGAGCGGTCCCGCACGGTCCCGGTGGCCCTGCAGTTCTTCACCGGCGAGTCGCAGTTCGAGGACCCCACCGGGGCGATCTGCGCCGCCGCCGTGGTGATCACCATTCCGATCATCCTGTTCGTGCTCTTCTTCCAGCGCCGCATCGTCTCCGGTCTGACCTCCGGCGCAGTCAAGGGATAG
- a CDS encoding ABC transporter ATP-binding protein: protein MADIVLDKVSKRFPDGTTAVRDVDLEIADGEFVILVGPSGCGKSTTLNMIAGLEDISSGELRIAGERVNDKAPRDRDIAMVFQSYALYPNMTVRENMAFPLRLAKLDKETIHQKVEEAAKVLELTPLLDRKPANLSGGQRQRVAMGRAIVRQPKAFLMDEPLSNLDAKLRVQMRTVVSRLQKQLGTTTVYVTHDQTEAMTLGDRVVIMRGGAVQQVGPPQELYDHPRNLFVAGFIGSPSMNFLHAAVEDGHLRTALGDVPIGDRVRRQLDGADAPRELILGIRPEHFEDTVLIDDETRRRGVEFEAPVDIVESMGSDKYVYFTVEGERASAAELEELAADAGAADFTGTGSSLVTRLSAESPVREGEPRRVWFNLEKIHLFDPSTGRNLTLHEGRASGALAD from the coding sequence ATGGCCGACATCGTGCTGGACAAGGTGAGCAAGCGGTTCCCGGACGGGACCACCGCCGTGCGGGACGTCGACCTGGAGATCGCCGACGGCGAGTTCGTGATCCTGGTCGGGCCCTCCGGCTGCGGGAAGTCCACCACGCTGAACATGATCGCCGGGCTGGAGGACATCAGCTCCGGGGAGCTGCGCATCGCGGGGGAGCGGGTCAACGACAAGGCGCCCCGGGACCGGGACATCGCCATGGTCTTCCAGTCCTACGCCCTCTACCCGAACATGACCGTCCGGGAGAACATGGCCTTCCCGCTGCGGCTGGCGAAGCTGGACAAGGAGACCATCCACCAGAAGGTGGAGGAGGCCGCGAAGGTCCTGGAGCTGACCCCGCTGCTGGACCGCAAGCCCGCCAACCTCTCCGGCGGGCAGCGGCAGCGGGTGGCCATGGGACGGGCGATCGTGCGGCAGCCCAAGGCGTTCCTCATGGACGAGCCGCTGTCCAACCTGGACGCGAAGCTGCGGGTGCAGATGCGCACCGTGGTGTCCCGGCTGCAGAAGCAGCTCGGCACCACCACCGTCTACGTCACCCACGACCAGACCGAGGCCATGACCCTCGGCGACCGTGTGGTGATCATGCGGGGTGGCGCGGTGCAGCAGGTCGGCCCGCCGCAGGAGCTGTACGACCACCCCCGCAACCTCTTCGTGGCCGGGTTCATCGGCTCCCCGTCGATGAACTTCCTGCACGCCGCCGTCGAGGACGGGCACCTGCGCACGGCGCTGGGCGACGTGCCGATCGGGGACCGGGTACGCCGGCAGCTCGACGGCGCCGACGCCCCGCGCGAGCTGATCCTCGGCATCCGTCCGGAGCACTTCGAGGACACCGTGCTGATCGACGACGAGACCCGCCGCCGGGGCGTGGAGTTCGAGGCGCCGGTCGACATCGTCGAGTCGATGGGCTCGGACAAGTACGTGTACTTCACCGTCGAGGGGGAGCGGGCCAGCGCCGCCGAGCTGGAGGAACTGGCGGCCGACGCGGGCGCCGCGGACTTCACCGGGACGGGGTCGAGCCTGGTCACCCGGCTGTCGGCCGAGTCCCCGGTGCGGGAGGGCGAGCCGCGGCGGGTCTGGTTCAACCTGGAGAAGATCCACCTGTTCGACCCGTCCACCGGGCGGAACCTCACCCTGCACGAGGGGCGGGCGTCCGGCGCGCTGGCCGACTGA
- a CDS encoding winged helix DNA-binding domain-containing protein, translating into MTVRLTRAEALALRMTGLLLRPHPAARPDSVAEVVEWFGAMQAQDAASGLWSLGVRLPGRTQDDVRAALERREALRTWPMRGTVHLVPPRDARWMLEVTGVRTLSGVAGRWAQLGLADTDADRAAEVLGAALAGGGRLSRAECLDTLRGAGLDTTGQRGYHMLWYASQRGVTCIAPHVGTEQTFVLLDEWAPDPHRPERDEALGLLAHRYVRGHGPVTRHELARWTGLTVTDATRGIVAAGEALAPVEVDGVPAVVDAALLDAPRAPVDDVHTLPGFDEYLLGYKDRSLMLDPAHMNAVVPGNNGIFQATVVRGGRTVGTWKRTVGKRAVTVTVRQLTPFDAALRTRVESALAGYAAFLGLPLRLTW; encoded by the coding sequence GTGACCGTACGCCTCACCCGTGCCGAGGCGCTGGCGCTGCGGATGACCGGCCTGCTGCTGCGCCCGCACCCGGCCGCGCGCCCCGACAGCGTGGCGGAGGTGGTCGAGTGGTTCGGCGCCATGCAGGCCCAGGACGCGGCGAGCGGCCTGTGGTCCCTCGGCGTACGCCTGCCCGGCCGGACCCAGGACGACGTGCGCGCGGCGCTGGAGCGGCGCGAGGCGCTGCGCACCTGGCCCATGCGGGGCACGGTGCACCTGGTGCCGCCCCGCGACGCCCGCTGGATGCTGGAGGTGACCGGTGTCCGGACGCTGTCCGGCGTGGCCGGCCGGTGGGCGCAGCTCGGCCTGGCCGACACCGACGCGGACCGCGCCGCCGAGGTGCTGGGCGCGGCGCTCGCGGGCGGGGGCCGACTCAGCCGGGCCGAGTGCCTGGACACGCTGCGCGGCGCCGGCCTCGACACCACCGGCCAGCGCGGCTACCACATGCTCTGGTACGCGAGCCAGCGCGGCGTCACCTGCATCGCCCCGCACGTGGGCACCGAACAGACGTTCGTGCTGCTGGACGAGTGGGCGCCGGATCCGCACCGCCCCGAACGCGACGAGGCGCTCGGCCTGCTCGCCCACCGCTACGTCCGTGGCCACGGGCCGGTGACCCGGCACGAGCTGGCCCGGTGGACCGGCCTCACGGTCACCGACGCCACCCGGGGCATCGTGGCGGCCGGCGAGGCGCTCGCGCCGGTCGAGGTGGACGGCGTGCCGGCCGTGGTGGACGCCGCCCTGCTCGACGCGCCCCGCGCGCCGGTCGACGATGTGCACACCCTGCCCGGCTTCGACGAGTACCTGCTGGGCTACAAGGACCGGTCGCTCATGCTCGATCCGGCGCACATGAACGCCGTCGTCCCCGGCAACAACGGGATCTTCCAGGCCACGGTGGTGCGTGGCGGCCGGACGGTCGGCACCTGGAAGCGGACCGTCGGCAAGCGGGCGGTCACCGTGACCGTGCGGCAGTTGACCCCGTTCGACGCCGCGCTGCGGACCCGCGTCGAGTCGGCCCTCGCGGGCTACGCCGCCTTCCTCGGGCTGCCGCTGCGGCTGACCTGGTAA
- a CDS encoding YsnF/AvaK domain-containing protein, with amino-acid sequence MRLTEQQVRSLYGQDVQDRSGAKIGSVGQVWADPSGEATWVSVKTGVMGHHESMAPLQAARMQQDGRLQVQYDKATVRSAPSVETGTNQPLSTDQLAQLYRHYQIGEQAGPPPQQKPGAPEVTRSEERLRVGTESEPAGAARLSKRVVTENVQTTVPVEHDEVTVVHEPILDADRGNVRADIGEEQREMELRAEHPVVAKDQVPVERVRLNKDEVVEEQPVNAQVRRELVDADVPERARRNR; translated from the coding sequence ATGCGACTCACAGAGCAGCAGGTCCGCTCGCTGTACGGGCAGGACGTCCAGGACCGCTCGGGCGCGAAGATCGGCAGCGTGGGCCAGGTCTGGGCCGATCCCAGCGGCGAGGCGACCTGGGTCAGCGTGAAGACCGGGGTGATGGGCCACCACGAGTCGATGGCACCGCTCCAGGCGGCCCGGATGCAGCAGGACGGCCGCCTTCAGGTGCAGTACGACAAGGCGACCGTGCGCAGCGCTCCCAGCGTGGAGACCGGCACCAACCAGCCGCTCAGCACCGACCAGCTCGCCCAGCTCTACCGGCACTACCAGATCGGGGAGCAGGCCGGGCCTCCGCCGCAGCAGAAGCCGGGCGCGCCGGAGGTGACCCGCTCCGAGGAGCGGCTGCGGGTCGGCACCGAGAGCGAGCCGGCGGGCGCCGCGCGGCTGAGCAAGCGCGTGGTCACGGAGAACGTCCAGACCACCGTGCCGGTCGAGCACGACGAGGTGACCGTGGTCCACGAGCCGATCCTCGACGCCGACCGGGGCAACGTCCGGGCCGACATCGGCGAGGAGCAGCGCGAGATGGAGCTGCGCGCCGAGCACCCGGTGGTCGCCAAGGACCAGGTCCCGGTCGAGCGGGTCCGGCTGAACAAGGACGAGGTCGTCGAGGAGCAGCCGGTCAACGCGCAGGTCCGCCGGGAGCTGGTGGACGCCGACGTGCCGGAGCGGGCACGCCGCAACCGCTGA
- the wrbA gene encoding NAD(P)H:quinone oxidoreductase, with protein MDGQVKVAVIYYSATGITYQMAQAAVEAAGEAGAEVRLRKVRELAPDEAIRSNSGWQAHRLETQDVMEAQPDDLSWADVVIMGAPTRYGMIAAQLKQFIDTTGPLWAQGALANKVYSAFTSTATSHGGQESTLLSLFTVFYHWGGVVVTPGYTDPSQFVAGNPYGASHTSNNGEIPPDHVALGATALTAKRAVQMGAALKKGLAG; from the coding sequence ATGGATGGCCAGGTCAAGGTCGCGGTGATCTATTACAGCGCGACCGGCATCACCTACCAGATGGCGCAGGCGGCGGTCGAGGCCGCCGGGGAGGCCGGAGCCGAGGTACGCCTGCGCAAGGTACGTGAGCTGGCGCCGGACGAGGCGATCCGCTCCAACTCGGGCTGGCAGGCGCACCGCCTGGAGACCCAGGACGTGATGGAGGCGCAGCCGGACGACCTCTCCTGGGCCGACGTCGTGATCATGGGTGCACCCACCCGTTACGGCATGATCGCCGCCCAGCTCAAGCAGTTCATCGACACCACCGGCCCGCTCTGGGCGCAGGGCGCGCTGGCGAACAAGGTCTACAGCGCCTTCACCTCGACCGCCACCTCGCACGGCGGCCAGGAGTCCACCCTGCTCTCGCTGTTCACGGTCTTCTACCACTGGGGCGGCGTCGTGGTCACCCCCGGCTACACCGATCCCAGCCAGTTCGTCGCCGGCAACCCGTACGGCGCCTCGCACACCAGCAACAACGGGGAGATCCCACCGGACCACGTGGCCCTCGGCGCCACCGCGCTGACGGCCAAGCGGGCCGTGCAGATGGGTGCCGCGCTCAAGAAGGGCTTGGCCGGCTGA
- a CDS encoding chorismate-binding protein: MTRPHDPLAAVAAGRDPGPFALVRREGADHVDLFTGPVRTADRLADLPLPDGGPGPRTLALVPYRQIAERGFACVDDGLPLECLLVAEHRRLPLDAVLAVLPDAPVVTRDAAFDISDADYADTVGRVLSDEIGRGEGANFVIHRTLRATVEGAPLVAALAALRRLLLRERGAYWTFVVHTGSRTLVGASPERHVSVDDGLAMMNPISGTFRHTGAAADRDALLRFLHDPKEVEELYMVLDEELKMMATVAEHGGQVVGPYLKEMAHLAHTEYLLAGRGSLDVREVLRETMFAPTVTGSPMENACRVIARHERTGRRYYAGVLALLGRDEQGRQTLDAPILIRTAELSPDGELRVPVGATLVRHSTAEDEVAETHAKAAGVLAALGLGPDAPARGADPVPRYADDPEVQAALAARNIPLARFWLDQRVPGATALPGLAGRRALIVDGEDTFTGMLAHQLGALGLAVTRRDWHDAGPVDGYDLVVVGPGPGDPDDLAEPKMASMRALLAELLAAGRPTLAVCLGHQLLAGLLGLPLQRRDAPYQGLPRDVPVFGATRRVGFYSSFTARADADRVATAYGPVELSRDPADGAVHALRGPGFAGVQFHPESVLSRDGMAVLADLLGHLLAHPALTGHGPADRG, from the coding sequence ATGACCCGCCCGCACGACCCGCTCGCCGCCGTCGCGGCGGGCCGCGACCCCGGCCCGTTCGCGCTCGTCCGCCGCGAGGGCGCCGACCACGTCGACCTGTTCACCGGTCCGGTACGCACGGCCGACCGGCTCGCCGACCTGCCGCTGCCCGACGGTGGTCCCGGGCCGCGCACCCTGGCCCTGGTCCCCTACCGGCAGATCGCCGAGCGCGGCTTCGCCTGCGTGGACGACGGCCTGCCGCTGGAGTGCCTGCTGGTCGCCGAGCACCGGCGGCTCCCGCTCGACGCGGTGCTGGCGGTCCTGCCCGACGCGCCGGTGGTGACCCGCGACGCCGCCTTCGACATCTCCGACGCCGACTACGCGGACACCGTGGGCCGGGTACTCAGCGACGAGATCGGCCGGGGCGAGGGCGCCAACTTCGTCATCCACCGCACCCTGCGGGCCACCGTCGAGGGCGCGCCCCTGGTGGCCGCCCTGGCGGCGCTGCGCCGGCTGCTGCTGCGCGAGCGGGGCGCGTACTGGACGTTCGTGGTGCACACCGGCAGCCGCACCCTGGTCGGGGCGAGCCCGGAGCGGCACGTGAGCGTCGACGACGGCCTGGCCATGATGAACCCGATCAGCGGCACGTTCCGGCACACCGGCGCGGCGGCGGACCGGGACGCCCTGCTGCGCTTCCTCCACGACCCCAAGGAGGTCGAGGAGCTGTACATGGTGCTCGACGAGGAGCTGAAGATGATGGCCACCGTCGCCGAGCACGGCGGTCAGGTGGTCGGGCCGTACCTGAAGGAGATGGCACACCTCGCGCACACCGAGTACCTGCTGGCCGGGCGGGGCTCGCTGGACGTCCGGGAGGTGCTGCGGGAGACCATGTTCGCCCCCACGGTCACCGGCAGCCCGATGGAGAACGCCTGCCGGGTGATCGCCCGCCACGAGCGGACCGGCCGGCGGTACTACGCCGGCGTGCTCGCCCTGCTCGGCCGCGACGAGCAGGGCCGGCAGACCCTCGACGCGCCGATCCTCATCCGCACCGCCGAGCTCTCCCCCGACGGCGAGCTGCGGGTGCCGGTCGGGGCGACCCTGGTCCGGCACTCCACGGCCGAGGACGAGGTGGCCGAGACGCACGCCAAGGCGGCCGGGGTGCTGGCCGCGCTCGGCCTCGGCCCGGACGCCCCGGCCCGCGGCGCCGACCCCGTGCCGCGGTACGCCGACGACCCGGAGGTGCAGGCCGCGCTGGCCGCCCGGAACATCCCGCTGGCCCGGTTCTGGTTGGACCAGCGCGTGCCGGGGGCGACCGCGCTGCCGGGCCTGGCCGGCCGCCGGGCGTTGATCGTGGACGGTGAGGACACCTTCACCGGGATGCTCGCCCACCAGCTCGGCGCGCTCGGCCTCGCGGTGACCCGGCGCGACTGGCACGACGCCGGCCCGGTCGACGGGTACGACCTCGTGGTGGTCGGCCCCGGCCCGGGTGACCCCGACGACCTCGCCGAGCCGAAGATGGCGAGCATGCGGGCGCTGCTGGCGGAGCTGCTCGCGGCCGGCCGGCCGACCCTGGCGGTCTGCCTGGGCCACCAGTTGCTCGCCGGGCTGCTCGGGCTGCCGCTGCAGCGCCGCGACGCCCCCTACCAGGGGCTGCCGCGGGACGTGCCGGTGTTCGGCGCGACCCGCCGCGTCGGCTTCTACTCCAGCTTCACGGCCCGGGCCGACGCCGACCGGGTCGCCACCGCGTACGGCCCGGTGGAGCTGTCCCGGGACCCGGCCGACGGTGCGGTGCACGCGCTGCGCGGGCCGGGCTTCGCCGGGGTGCAGTTCCACCCGGAGTCGGTGCTCAGCCGGGACGGCATGGCGGTCCTGGCGGACCTGCTCGGGCACCTGCTGGCCCACCCGGCGCTGACCGGGCATGGACCGGCCGATCGGGGGTAG